A single region of the Podospora pseudopauciseta strain CBS 411.78 chromosome 1, whole genome shotgun sequence genome encodes:
- a CDS encoding hypothetical protein (EggNog:ENOG503NUTU; COG:H): MALVRFHLSFHSQPNVAEPQLRMRAICRSFSRQPAISTITNSRFQQPSFIPSRVSTSFSLPAYISSHPRRPIHITPNMSSSVSYQKALSRLSALQSNLAITSLFTVPLPDGTDRNAAAIPEMLFWLSRAGLSPESIASSGLKCVHVAGTKGKGSVSAFVGSILAQYSNPPTQKVGVYTSPHLVDQRERISLLSPQEKEGMIDEEKFGKYVNLVWDTMTAEARKQLGAEAKEEELEGPGTKPFYFRFLTIVALRAFLGEGVRDAVVECGIGGEYDSTNVLTEKSVSAAVVTQLGIDHVGMLGDTVEKIAWHKAGIFKRGVKAFTIRHPRETVGEVLRERAREKGAELVEIGEEEVKGWKGVEGGMLQGPFQKGNMALAVYAAREHLVKTGHKFEGRFGLDEEWGLDDIPDKFVKGLREASLRGRCEVVRDGKDGTEWLVDGAHTEDSLAGVGEWFASRGGDGLRVLVFNQQERDPKILLTALLKGAEKEASGSKEVFTHAFFTRNEELPPKEGEKRDQSVQTKALEIMKEYNGEVESRVSDNVQLTIEGVKYLTAKARAEGKECRVLATGSFHLVGTVLKRISA; encoded by the exons ATGGC CCTGGTCAGATTTCACCTGAGCTTTCACTCACAGCCGAATGTCGCCGAACCTCAACTGAGAATGCGAGCTATCTGTCGCTCATTTTCAAGACAACCTGCCATCAGCACCATCACAAATTCCCGCTTCCAGCAACCATCTTTCATCCCATCCAGGGTGTCAACCTCTTTCTCGCTGCCGGCATACATCTCATCTCACCCCCGACGACCCATCCACATAACCCCCAACATGTCCTCCTCTGTCTCTTACCAAAAAGCCCTCTCCCGGCTCTCCGCCCTCCAATCCAACCtcgccatcacctccctcttcacagTCCCCTTGCCAGACGGCACAGACCGCAACGCGGCCGCCATCCCCGAAATGCTCTTCTGGCTCTCCCGCGCGGGGCTCTCCCCCGAGAGCATCGCCTCCTCAGGCCTGAAATGTGTGCATGTCGCCGGGACAAAAGGAAAGGGCAGCGTCAGCGCTTTTGTGGGGAGCATCCTCGCCCAatactccaacccccccactcAAAAGGTGGGAGTGTACACCTCTCCCCATCTGGTTGACCAAAGGGAGCGGATCTCCCTTTTATCGCCacaggaaaaagaagggatGATTGATGAGGAGAAGTTTGGCAAGTACGTCAATCTGGTGTGGGATACCATGACtgcggaggcgaggaagcagCTTGGTGCCGAggcaaaagaagaggagttggaggggcCGGGGACGAAGCCGTTTTATTTTCGGTTTCTGACTATTGTTGCCTTGAGGGCGTTTCTGGgcgagggggtgagggatgcggtggtggagtgcGGGATTGGGGGGGAGTATGATTCTACTAATGTGCTCACGGAGAAGAGTGTCAGTGCTGCGGTGGTGACGCAGTTGGGGATTGATCATGTTGGTATGCTTGGGGATACTGTCGAAAAGATTGCGTGGCATAAGGCGGGGATTTTCAAACGGGGGGTGAAGGCTTTTACGATTAGGCATCCACGGGAgacggtgggggaggttttgagggagagggcgagggaaaagggggcggaATTAGTGGAGattggtgaggaagaggtgaaggggtggaagggggtggaaggggggatgtTGCAGGGACCGTTTCAGAAGGGGAATATGGCTTTGGCTGTGTATGCTGCTCGGGAGCATCTTGTTAAAACAGGCCACAAGTTTgaagggaggtttgggcTTGATGAGGAGTGGGGGCTGGATGATATACCGGATAAGTTTGTGAAGGGTCTTAGAGAGGCGAGTTTGAGAGGGAGATGTGAGGTTGTAAGGGATGGGAAGGATGGGACCGAGTGGCTTGTGGATGGAGCGCATACAGAGGATAGTTTGGCGGGTGTGGGAGAGTGGTTTGCTtcgaggggaggagatgggcTGAGGGTTCTGGTGTTTAACCAGCAGGAACGGGACCCAAAGATACTGCTTACTGCGTTGCTCAAGGGCGCAGAGAAGGAAGCTAGTGGGTCAAAGGAGGTGTTTACACATGCTTTTTTCACGAGAAACGAAGAGCTACCACCAAAGGAAGGCGAGAAGAGAGACCAGAGTGTGCAGACGAAAGCACTCGAGATCATGAAGGAGTACAACGGTGAGGTGGAAAGTAGAGTGTCCGACAATGTTCAGTTGACTATTGAAGGGGTTAAATATTTGACAGCAAAGGCAAGAGCGGAAGGAAAGGAGTGCCGGGTGCTGGCGACGGGAAGTTTCCATCTTGTTGGAACTGTCTTGAAGAGAATCAGTGCATAG